The proteins below are encoded in one region of Buttiauxella gaviniae:
- the proW gene encoding glycine betaine/L-proline ABC transporter permease ProW, which translates to MSAANPWDTGSATADTTNQAASTADAWGGPASTPASSNGADWLNSAPAPQVEHFNILDPFHKTLIPLDSWVTHGIDWVVTHFRPVFQGIRVPVDYILSGFQHFLLGMPAPVAIILFALIAWQMSSLGMGIATLISLVAIGAIGAWSQAMVTLALVLTALLFCMVIGLPLGIWLARSERAAKIIRPLLDAMQTTPAFVYLVPIVMLFGIGNVPGVVVTIIFALPPIVRLTILGIKQVPEDLIEASRSFGASPRQMLFKVQLPLAMPTIMAGVNQTLMLALSMVVIASMIAVGGLGQMVLRGIGRLDMGLATVGGVGIVILAIILDRLTQSIGRDSRSRGNRHWFNTGPIGLLTRPFIK; encoded by the coding sequence ATGAGTGCAGCAAATCCATGGGATACCGGCAGTGCAACTGCCGATACAACTAATCAGGCCGCTTCAACCGCCGATGCGTGGGGTGGCCCGGCGTCAACCCCCGCTTCGAGCAACGGCGCAGACTGGCTGAATTCAGCCCCTGCCCCGCAGGTTGAACATTTTAATATTCTCGATCCGTTCCATAAAACACTGATCCCTCTTGATAGCTGGGTAACGCACGGTATCGATTGGGTCGTTACGCATTTCCGCCCGGTGTTCCAGGGGATCCGCGTGCCAGTGGATTATATCCTCAGTGGTTTCCAGCACTTCTTGCTGGGTATGCCTGCGCCGGTGGCGATCATTCTGTTTGCGCTGATTGCGTGGCAGATGTCCAGCCTGGGAATGGGGATTGCAACGCTGATTTCGCTGGTGGCGATTGGCGCGATTGGCGCCTGGTCGCAAGCGATGGTGACGTTGGCGCTGGTGCTGACCGCCCTGCTGTTCTGTATGGTTATCGGCCTGCCGCTTGGCATATGGCTCGCCCGCAGCGAACGTGCAGCGAAGATAATCCGCCCGCTGCTTGATGCGATGCAGACCACGCCGGCGTTTGTGTATCTGGTGCCTATCGTCATGCTGTTCGGTATCGGTAACGTGCCGGGTGTGGTGGTGACGATTATCTTCGCCCTGCCGCCGATTGTGCGCCTGACGATCCTCGGCATTAAGCAGGTTCCGGAAGATTTGATTGAAGCCTCGCGCTCGTTTGGCGCAAGCCCGCGTCAGATGCTGTTCAAGGTTCAGTTACCGCTGGCAATGCCAACCATTATGGCGGGTGTAAACCAGACGTTAATGCTGGCACTTTCAATGGTAGTTATCGCTTCCATGATTGCCGTGGGAGGCCTTGGCCAGATGGTGCTGCGTGGAATTGGCCGCCTCGACATGGGTCTTGCGACCGTCGGCGGCGTCGGGATTGTGATTCTTGCTATTATTCTCGACCGTTTAACACAGTCCATTGGCCGCGATTCGCGCAGCCGTGGCAACCGCCACTGGTTTAACACCGGCCCAATTGGTCTTTTGACCCGTCCCTTCATCAAATAA
- the nrdI gene encoding class Ib ribonucleoside-diphosphate reductase assembly flavoprotein NrdI, translating into MSNLVYFSSTSENTLRFVERLGLPALRIPLEVKQRLEVTEPYILIVPSYGGGGIAGAVPAQVIRFLNNATNRALLRGVIASGNRNFGEGFCRAGDVIAQKCQVPYLYRFELLGTDQDLENVRKGVEKFWQQQKQSA; encoded by the coding sequence ATGAGTAACCTCGTCTACTTCTCAAGCACATCGGAAAATACGCTGCGTTTTGTGGAGCGCTTAGGGCTGCCCGCTTTACGCATTCCGTTGGAAGTTAAACAGCGCTTAGAGGTGACGGAACCCTACATTTTGATTGTGCCGAGTTACGGCGGCGGCGGGATTGCCGGTGCCGTTCCCGCCCAGGTCATTCGATTTTTAAATAACGCGACCAATCGGGCGTTGCTGCGCGGCGTCATCGCCAGCGGGAATCGTAACTTCGGCGAAGGATTTTGCCGGGCGGGTGACGTAATAGCCCAAAAATGCCAGGTGCCGTATCTCTATCGTTTTGAGCTGCTCGGCACTGACCAGGACCTTGAAAACGTGCGTAAGGGAGTCGAAAAATTTTGGCAACAGCAGAAGCAATCCGCGTAA
- the nrdE gene encoding class 1b ribonucleoside-diphosphate reductase subunit alpha translates to MLNLYDSAGRIQFEKDKLAVEQFHKQHVLPRSRHFPHHQARLDALVAEGYYDAAILQRYPRRFVVELFEKAHAHGFQFQTFLGAWKYYTSYTLKSYDGKTYLEHFPDRVCMVALTLAQGDEKLATQLTEEMLSGRFQPATPTFLNCGKMQRGELVSCFLLRIEDNMESIGRAVNSALQLSKRGGGVAFLLSNLREVGAPIKRIENQSSGVIPVMKMLEDAFSYANQLGARQGAGAVYLHAHHPDILRFLDTKRENADEKIRIKSLSLGVVIPDVTFQLAKDNQPMALFSPYDVERIYAKPFGDIAVSELYDEMLADERIRKTFINARDFFQTLAEIQFESGYPYIMFEDTVNRTNPIAGRINMSNLCSEILQVNSPSTYDENLDYAQVGKDISCNLGSLNIAHAMDSDDFGQTIETAIRGLTAVSDMSHIRSVPSIEAGNAASHAIGLGQMNLHGYLAREGIAYGSPEGLDFTNFYFYTVTWHALRASNLLARERKQRFAGFEQSRYASGEYFQQYLQENWQPETQKVRELFANAGVTIPTREQWQQLRDDVMEFGLFNQNLQAIPPTGSISYINHATSSIHPIVSRIEIRKEGKTGRVYYPAPFMTNDNLDYYQDAYDIGPEKIIDTYAQATRHVDQGLSLTLFFRDTATTRDINKAQIYAWKKGIKTLYYIRLRQMALEGTEVQGCVSCAL, encoded by the coding sequence ATGTTGAATCTCTATGATTCCGCAGGCCGCATCCAGTTTGAGAAAGACAAACTGGCGGTGGAGCAATTCCATAAGCAGCATGTGCTGCCCCGTTCGCGCCATTTTCCACACCATCAGGCACGTCTCGACGCCCTTGTCGCTGAAGGCTATTACGACGCGGCTATTTTGCAACGTTACCCGCGCCGTTTTGTGGTTGAGCTGTTTGAAAAAGCACATGCACACGGTTTCCAGTTCCAGACGTTTCTTGGCGCCTGGAAGTATTACACCAGCTACACGCTGAAATCTTACGATGGCAAAACATATCTGGAACACTTCCCGGATCGCGTCTGCATGGTGGCGTTAACACTGGCGCAAGGCGATGAAAAACTGGCAACACAGTTGACGGAAGAGATGCTTAGCGGTCGCTTCCAGCCTGCTACCCCCACGTTCCTCAACTGCGGAAAAATGCAGCGCGGTGAGCTGGTTTCCTGTTTCCTGCTGCGTATTGAAGACAATATGGAATCTATTGGGCGCGCAGTGAATTCGGCCCTGCAACTCTCAAAGCGTGGCGGCGGCGTAGCTTTTTTGCTTTCGAATTTACGTGAGGTCGGCGCACCCATTAAGCGTATTGAGAATCAGTCTTCAGGCGTCATTCCCGTTATGAAAATGCTGGAAGATGCCTTTTCTTACGCTAACCAGCTTGGCGCACGCCAGGGCGCAGGCGCGGTTTATCTGCACGCCCACCATCCCGATATTTTGCGTTTCCTCGATACCAAGCGCGAAAACGCCGATGAAAAGATCCGTATTAAATCGCTTTCCCTTGGCGTGGTGATCCCGGATGTCACTTTCCAACTTGCAAAAGATAATCAGCCGATGGCGCTCTTCTCGCCTTATGACGTGGAACGTATTTACGCTAAGCCGTTCGGGGATATTGCCGTCAGTGAACTTTATGACGAAATGCTGGCAGACGAGCGCATCCGTAAAACCTTTATTAATGCGCGCGATTTCTTCCAGACGCTGGCGGAAATTCAGTTTGAGTCCGGCTATCCGTACATCATGTTTGAAGATACCGTAAACCGCACAAACCCGATTGCCGGGCGCATCAATATGAGCAATCTATGCTCGGAAATTTTGCAGGTTAATAGCCCCTCAACCTATGACGAAAACCTCGATTATGCGCAGGTAGGCAAAGATATTTCCTGCAATCTCGGCTCGCTGAATATTGCCCACGCCATGGATTCTGATGATTTCGGCCAGACCATCGAAACGGCGATTCGCGGGCTGACGGCCGTTTCCGATATGAGCCACATTCGTTCGGTGCCGTCCATTGAAGCAGGCAACGCCGCCTCCCACGCAATCGGCCTTGGGCAGATGAACTTGCACGGTTATCTGGCTCGGGAAGGCATTGCTTACGGTTCTCCCGAAGGGCTGGATTTCACCAATTTCTATTTCTACACCGTGACCTGGCATGCGCTGCGCGCCTCGAATCTTCTGGCTCGTGAACGTAAACAGCGCTTCGCTGGCTTCGAACAATCGCGCTATGCCAGCGGGGAGTATTTCCAACAGTATCTGCAAGAAAACTGGCAGCCGGAAACGCAGAAAGTACGCGAGTTATTTGCCAATGCGGGCGTAACTATCCCGACACGTGAACAGTGGCAGCAGCTTCGCGACGATGTGATGGAGTTCGGCCTGTTTAACCAGAATTTACAGGCGATTCCCCCGACCGGCTCAATCTCATATATCAACCACGCGACCTCAAGCATTCATCCGATTGTGTCGCGCATTGAGATCCGTAAAGAGGGAAAAACCGGACGCGTTTATTATCCTGCACCCTTTATGACCAACGACAATCTGGATTATTACCAGGATGCCTACGACATCGGCCCGGAAAAAATTATCGACACTTATGCGCAAGCCACCCGCCATGTCGATCAGGGCTTATCGCTAACGCTATTTTTCCGCGATACCGCGACCACACGCGATATTAATAAGGCGCAGATTTACGCCTGGAAGAAAGGCATTAAAACGCTCTATTACATTCGCCTGCGTCAGATGGCGCTGGAAGGCACGGAAGTCCAGGGCTGTGTGTCCTGCGCTTTATAA
- the proX gene encoding glycine betaine/L-proline ABC transporter substrate-binding protein ProX has translation MRHTTIIATALATLVSTSAFAADLPGKGVTVQPAQSTISEESFQTLLVSRGLEKLGYTVNKPSEVDYNVAYTSMAAGDTTFIATNWKPLHDDMYEAAGGDKKFYREGTYVQGAAQGYLIDKKTAEQYKITNIAQLKDPKIAKLFDTNGDGKADLTGCTPGWGCEAVINHQIGAYGLSNTVEHNQGNYSAMIADTITRHKEGKPILYYTWTPYWVSDVMVPGKDVVWLQVPFSSMPGAQKDVETKLPNGANYGFPVNTMHIVANKAWSEKNPQAAKLFSLMKLPLADINAENAMMHNGKASEADIQGHVDGWIKAHQVEFDGWVKEALAVK, from the coding sequence ATGCGACATACGACAATTATCGCTACCGCTCTTGCCACACTCGTTTCCACCAGCGCTTTTGCCGCAGACCTGCCGGGTAAAGGTGTTACTGTTCAGCCCGCGCAAAGCACCATCTCAGAAGAGTCATTTCAAACATTATTAGTCAGCCGCGGCCTGGAAAAACTGGGTTATACGGTCAATAAGCCAAGCGAAGTAGATTACAACGTGGCTTACACCTCAATGGCCGCGGGCGACACCACGTTTATCGCCACTAACTGGAAGCCGCTGCACGACGATATGTATGAAGCCGCAGGCGGCGACAAAAAGTTTTACCGTGAAGGAACCTACGTTCAGGGGGCCGCTCAGGGTTATCTGATTGATAAGAAAACGGCCGAGCAATACAAAATCACTAATATCGCGCAGTTAAAAGATCCCAAAATCGCCAAACTGTTTGATACCAATGGCGACGGCAAAGCAGACCTGACCGGTTGTACGCCAGGCTGGGGCTGTGAAGCGGTGATTAACCACCAGATTGGTGCTTATGGCCTGAGCAATACCGTGGAACATAACCAAGGGAATTATTCGGCGATGATTGCCGACACGATTACGCGTCATAAAGAAGGCAAACCGATTCTGTACTACACCTGGACGCCATATTGGGTGAGTGATGTGATGGTGCCGGGTAAAGACGTGGTGTGGTTGCAGGTGCCGTTCTCTTCAATGCCAGGCGCGCAGAAAGACGTTGAGACTAAATTGCCGAATGGGGCGAATTATGGCTTCCCTGTGAACACCATGCACATTGTGGCAAACAAAGCCTGGTCTGAGAAAAACCCGCAGGCCGCAAAACTGTTCAGCCTGATGAAACTCCCGCTGGCGGATATCAACGCCGAGAATGCGATGATGCATAACGGTAAAGCGTCAGAAGCCGATATTCAGGGTCACGTTGACGGCTGGATTAAAGCGCACCAGGTTGAGTTTGATGGCTGGGTGAAAGAGGCTTTGGCTGTTAAGTAG
- the nrdF gene encoding class 1b ribonucleoside-diphosphate reductase subunit beta: protein MTQLTRVSAINWNKIEDEKDLEVWNRLTSNFWLPEKVLLSNDIPAWQSLTPDEQQLTIRVFTGLTLLDTIQNTVGAPVLMADAITPHEEAVLSNISFMEAVHARSYSSIFSTLCQSKDVDAAYAWSEENAPLQRKAHIILAHYHADDPLKKKIASVFLESFLFYSGFYLPMYWSSRGKLTNTADLIRLIIRDEAVHGYYIGYKFQKVLSQQRAERQNELQNFALDLLMELYDNEVAYTDALYGDVGWQEEVKAFLCYNANKALMNLGYNALFPAEMAEVNPAILAALSPNADENHDFFSGSGSSYVMGKAVETQDEDWDF from the coding sequence ATGACACAGTTAACCCGCGTCAGCGCCATCAACTGGAATAAAATCGAGGATGAGAAAGATCTTGAGGTCTGGAATCGCCTGACCAGTAATTTCTGGCTGCCTGAGAAGGTGCTGCTGTCGAATGATATTCCGGCATGGCAGTCGCTCACTCCCGACGAACAGCAGCTCACTATCCGCGTATTTACCGGACTGACGTTGCTCGACACCATCCAGAATACGGTGGGTGCGCCGGTGTTAATGGCTGATGCAATTACGCCCCATGAGGAAGCGGTGTTGTCGAATATTAGCTTTATGGAAGCGGTGCATGCGCGCTCTTATAGCTCAATATTCTCAACGCTTTGCCAGAGCAAAGATGTTGATGCGGCTTATGCGTGGAGTGAAGAAAATGCCCCGCTTCAACGCAAGGCGCACATTATTCTCGCCCATTATCACGCTGATGACCCGTTGAAGAAGAAAATCGCCAGCGTATTTCTGGAATCATTCCTCTTCTATTCCGGCTTTTATTTGCCAATGTATTGGTCAAGCCGCGGCAAGCTGACGAATACAGCCGATTTGATTCGCCTGATTATTCGGGATGAAGCGGTGCATGGTTATTATATCGGCTATAAATTTCAGAAAGTTCTGAGCCAGCAACGTGCGGAGCGGCAAAATGAATTGCAAAATTTTGCCCTCGATTTATTGATGGAACTTTACGATAACGAAGTGGCTTATACCGATGCGCTTTACGGCGATGTGGGCTGGCAGGAAGAAGTAAAAGCCTTTCTTTGTTATAACGCCAACAAAGCCTTGATGAACCTGGGTTACAACGCGCTTTTCCCGGCGGAAATGGCTGAAGTCAACCCGGCTATTCTGGCCGCGCTTTCACCCAACGCGGATGAAAACCATGACTTTTTCTCCGGCTCTGGTTCGTCTTATGTAATGGGAAAAGCGGTGGAAACTCAGGACGAAGATTGGGACTTTTAA
- a CDS encoding PLP-dependent aminotransferase family protein, translating to MPRYQQIARQLKQAISDGELAAGSRLPSSRTMALELGVARATVENAYGELVAQGWLDRRGQAGTFISPSATTGANNPASVASHPQGAPRPFQMGLPALDAFPRALWARIMGRRLRLQTRYDLVMPEAQGESTLRQAIAEYLRFSRSIDCQPEQIFITPGFQAAMRLVTHTLAKPGDGIWLEDPGYRYVRPVFDDAKMALHPVPVDDEGMQIEYGIRHFPNARFALLTPAHQSPLGVALSLPRRRQLLDWAVSNQSWLIEDDYDSEFRYHGKPLPPIKSLDGPQRVIYAGTFSKSLFPALRVAWLVVPQQQVEAFSRHTHLLPCTAPLLIQQTIADFLREGHFWRHLKKMRLCYSQRRVWLEQALQQQGFDVVPQAGGIQLVMRVRGDDRGLVAKARAAGLAVQALSDWRMVSQGEGGILMSFTNLTSQGMAQQVAKQLREAIT from the coding sequence ATCCCGCGTTATCAGCAAATCGCCAGGCAGCTTAAACAGGCGATAAGCGACGGCGAACTGGCGGCCGGAAGCCGTCTGCCATCAAGCCGGACGATGGCGCTTGAGCTCGGTGTGGCGAGAGCCACAGTCGAAAACGCCTACGGTGAACTGGTGGCGCAAGGCTGGCTGGATCGGCGCGGTCAGGCGGGAACTTTCATTAGTCCATCAGCCACTACAGGGGCGAATAATCCAGCTTCTGTTGCCAGCCACCCGCAAGGCGCACCGCGCCCGTTTCAAATGGGATTACCCGCGCTTGATGCCTTTCCGCGTGCACTCTGGGCGCGGATTATGGGGCGGCGCTTACGCCTGCAAACGCGTTACGATTTGGTCATGCCGGAAGCTCAGGGGGAATCGACATTACGCCAGGCCATCGCGGAGTATTTACGTTTTTCACGCAGCATCGACTGCCAACCGGAGCAGATTTTTATCACCCCAGGATTTCAGGCGGCCATGCGTCTGGTGACCCATACGCTGGCAAAACCGGGGGACGGGATCTGGCTTGAAGATCCCGGCTACCGTTATGTGCGCCCGGTTTTTGACGATGCAAAAATGGCATTGCACCCCGTGCCGGTTGATGACGAAGGCATGCAAATTGAGTACGGCATTCGCCATTTCCCGAACGCGCGTTTTGCCCTGCTGACGCCCGCGCACCAAAGCCCGCTTGGCGTGGCGCTTTCTCTGCCGCGTCGCCGCCAGTTGCTTGATTGGGCGGTGTCGAATCAAAGCTGGTTAATTGAAGACGATTATGACAGCGAATTTCGCTACCACGGAAAACCGCTGCCGCCGATAAAAAGCCTCGATGGCCCGCAGCGTGTGATTTACGCCGGAACGTTCAGCAAATCACTCTTCCCGGCGCTGCGCGTGGCCTGGCTGGTGGTTCCCCAGCAGCAGGTTGAGGCGTTTTCCCGGCACACGCATTTATTGCCCTGCACCGCGCCGCTACTGATTCAGCAAACCATTGCCGATTTTCTGCGGGAGGGCCATTTCTGGCGTCATCTAAAAAAAATGCGTCTGTGCTACAGCCAACGGCGTGTGTGGCTGGAGCAGGCGCTGCAACAGCAAGGGTTTGATGTCGTCCCGCAGGCGGGAGGTATCCAACTGGTGATGCGCGTCAGAGGCGATGACCGTGGGCTGGTGGCGAAAGCGCGTGCGGCAGGGCTTGCGGTGCAGGCGCTCAGCGACTGGCGTATGGTTTCGCAAGGGGAAGGGGGAATATTGATGAGTTTTACTAATCTCACTTCACAGGGCATGGCGCAGCAGGTTGCCAAACAGTTGCGCGAGGCGATTACCTGA
- the nrdH gene encoding glutaredoxin-like protein NrdH has product MRITIYTRNDCVQCHATKRAMESRGFTFELINLDLNPEAADDLRAQGYRQLPVVVTESESWSGFRPDMINRLRNLAHA; this is encoded by the coding sequence ATGCGCATTACCATCTATACGCGAAATGACTGCGTTCAGTGCCACGCCACCAAACGTGCAATGGAGAGCCGCGGCTTCACGTTTGAACTGATCAATCTCGATTTAAACCCTGAAGCGGCGGACGATTTGCGGGCACAGGGGTATCGCCAGTTGCCGGTGGTGGTTACCGAAAGTGAAAGCTGGAGCGGATTTCGCCCGGACATGATTAACCGCCTGCGTAATCTGGCTCACGCATGA
- a CDS encoding MFS transporter — translation MKTTSPGLSPALIILMSIATGLAVASNYYAQPLLDTIANAFSLSINQAGFIVTAAQLGYAAGLLLLVPLGDMFERRGLIVFMTLLAAGGMVITALSQTLWVMILGTALTGLFSVVAQILVPLAATLAEPEKRGKVVGTIMSGLLLGILLARTVAGLLANLGGWRTVYWVASVLMVFMALALWRGLPKVKSETHLNYPQLLSSVFGLFIKNPLLRTRALLGCLTFANFSILWTSMAFLLASAPFNFSDGMIGLFGLAGAAGALGARPAGGFADKGKAHLTTTIGLVLLLASWIATAMGQYSVIALIVGILVLDLTVQGVHITNQTVIYRMMPEARNRLTAGYMTSYFIGGAAGSVISASAYQHAGWNGVCAAGALIALLNLVVWWRGYHRQP, via the coding sequence ATGAAAACAACCTCACCGGGACTGAGCCCCGCGCTTATCATCCTGATGTCTATTGCGACGGGCCTGGCTGTAGCAAGCAACTACTACGCCCAACCGCTGCTCGATACCATCGCTAACGCGTTTTCCCTATCGATTAACCAGGCTGGATTTATCGTTACCGCCGCACAACTTGGCTATGCCGCAGGTTTGCTGCTGCTGGTGCCGCTTGGGGATATGTTTGAGCGCCGTGGGCTGATTGTGTTTATGACGCTACTGGCGGCGGGTGGCATGGTCATTACCGCGTTAAGCCAAACATTATGGGTGATGATTCTCGGCACCGCGCTGACGGGTTTATTCTCCGTCGTCGCACAGATTCTGGTGCCGCTGGCTGCTACGCTTGCCGAACCGGAAAAGCGCGGTAAAGTCGTCGGGACGATTATGAGCGGGCTTCTGCTCGGCATTTTACTTGCACGAACCGTGGCGGGTTTACTGGCAAACCTGGGCGGGTGGCGCACTGTTTATTGGGTCGCCAGTGTATTAATGGTGTTTATGGCTTTGGCTCTGTGGCGCGGTTTGCCGAAAGTGAAATCAGAAACGCACCTGAACTATCCGCAACTGCTCTCCTCGGTTTTTGGCCTGTTTATTAAAAACCCGCTACTGCGCACTCGTGCCCTGTTGGGCTGCCTGACGTTTGCAAACTTCAGCATTCTCTGGACATCAATGGCGTTTCTGCTGGCGTCTGCGCCGTTTAACTTTTCAGACGGTATGATCGGTCTGTTTGGGCTGGCGGGTGCCGCAGGTGCACTGGGCGCTCGTCCGGCGGGCGGTTTTGCCGATAAAGGCAAAGCGCATCTGACGACCACCATCGGGCTGGTATTGCTGTTGGCTTCATGGATTGCGACGGCGATGGGGCAGTATTCGGTTATCGCGCTGATTGTCGGGATTCTGGTGCTCGATTTAACCGTTCAGGGCGTGCACATCACTAACCAAACGGTTATCTATCGCATGATGCCGGAAGCACGAAATCGCCTGACCGCCGGTTACATGACCAGCTACTTTATTGGCGGTGCGGCGGGCTCTGTTATTTCAGCCAGCGCTTATCAACATGCTGGATGGAACGGCGTGTGTGCTGCGGGCGCGCTCATTGCCCTACTAAATTTAGTAGTGTGGTGGCGCGGCTATCACCGTCAGCCGTGA
- a CDS encoding carboxymuconolactone decarboxylase family protein, with amino-acid sequence MIELRQPYFDLSPAVFKPMLQALKGLESSSLGSTLIELVFLRVSQINGCAYCLEMHSKALRKDGIEQTKLDALAGWKVSNHFSEKERAALAWAEAITLITDGADDAVYQPLLQFFPAQEISDLTFTASLMNAFNRLAISMRM; translated from the coding sequence ATGATCGAATTGCGCCAACCCTACTTTGACCTTTCCCCTGCCGTTTTTAAGCCAATGCTACAGGCGCTGAAAGGTCTGGAATCCAGCTCGCTCGGTTCCACGCTGATCGAACTGGTTTTCCTGCGCGTGTCGCAAATTAACGGCTGCGCCTATTGCCTGGAGATGCACTCTAAAGCCCTACGTAAAGACGGCATAGAGCAGACCAAGCTGGATGCGCTGGCAGGCTGGAAAGTGAGTAACCACTTCAGTGAAAAAGAGCGTGCCGCGTTGGCCTGGGCTGAAGCCATCACATTAATTACCGACGGCGCAGATGATGCGGTCTATCAGCCGCTGCTGCAATTCTTTCCCGCGCAGGAGATCAGCGATTTGACGTTCACCGCAAGCCTGATGAACGCGTTTAACCGCCTGGCGATTAGTATGCGTATGTAG
- the proV gene encoding glycine betaine/L-proline ABC transporter ATP-binding protein ProV: protein MAIKLEVKNLYKVFGEHPQRAFKYIEKGISKAELLEKTGLSLGVKDASLAIEEGEIFVIMGLSGSGKSTMVRLLNRLIEPTRGQVLIDGVDIAKISDAQLREVRKNKISMVFQSFALMPHMTVLNNTAFGMELAGIPLKGRQEKALDALRQVGLENYAHAYPDELSGGMRQRVGLARALAINPDILLMDEAFSALDPLIRTEMQDELIKLQARHQRTIVFISHDLDEAMRIGDRIAIMQGGEVVQVGTPDEILNNPANDYVRTFFRGVDISQVFSAKDIARRSPAGLLRKTAGFGPRSALKLLQDEDREYGYVIERGQKFLGIVSTDSLKAALAAGQGLDNAYLESPAAVSADTSLSDLLTHVGQAPCAVPVIGEECQYVGIISKGVLLQALDREGVSQ from the coding sequence ATGGCAATTAAACTCGAAGTAAAGAACTTATATAAAGTATTTGGTGAGCATCCACAGCGCGCATTCAAATATATAGAGAAAGGTATTTCCAAAGCTGAATTACTGGAAAAAACAGGGCTGTCGCTTGGCGTAAAAGACGCCAGTCTGGCCATTGAAGAAGGCGAGATTTTTGTCATCATGGGGTTATCGGGTTCCGGTAAATCCACCATGGTTCGCCTTCTCAATCGCCTGATTGAACCAACCCGTGGGCAGGTGCTGATTGATGGCGTAGATATTGCCAAAATATCAGACGCGCAGCTTCGTGAAGTGCGTAAAAATAAGATCTCCATGGTATTCCAGTCGTTTGCTTTAATGCCTCATATGACGGTGCTAAATAACACCGCCTTTGGTATGGAATTAGCTGGTATTCCATTGAAAGGACGCCAGGAAAAAGCGCTTGATGCTCTACGTCAGGTGGGGCTTGAAAATTATGCCCATGCTTATCCTGATGAGCTTTCAGGAGGAATGCGGCAGCGTGTGGGTTTGGCCCGCGCCCTGGCCATTAATCCAGATATATTATTGATGGATGAAGCCTTCTCCGCTCTCGATCCATTAATTCGTACTGAAATGCAGGACGAGTTAATTAAATTGCAGGCGAGACACCAGCGTACCATCGTATTTATTTCCCACGATTTGGATGAAGCCATGCGTATTGGCGACCGCATTGCCATTATGCAAGGCGGCGAAGTTGTGCAAGTCGGTACACCGGATGAAATACTGAATAATCCTGCAAATGATTATGTGCGCACCTTCTTCCGTGGCGTGGATATTAGCCAGGTGTTTAGCGCGAAAGATATTGCTCGCCGTAGCCCGGCAGGTTTACTGCGTAAAACTGCCGGATTTGGCCCTCGCTCTGCGCTGAAATTGTTGCAGGATGAGGACCGTGAATACGGGTATGTGATTGAACGCGGGCAAAAATTCCTCGGTATTGTCTCGACCGATTCGCTGAAAGCGGCGCTGGCTGCGGGCCAGGGTCTGGACAACGCTTATCTCGAATCTCCTGCGGCGGTTTCCGCTGATACGTCTCTGAGCGATCTGCTTACCCATGTAGGCCAGGCACCGTGCGCGGTTCCGGTTATTGGGGAAGAGTGTCAGTACGTAGGCATCATCTCAAAAGGGGTGCTGCTTCAGGCGTTAGATCGTGAGGGGGTAAGTCAATGA